One window of the Capnocytophaga haemolytica genome contains the following:
- the mutS gene encoding DNA mismatch repair protein MutS, which translates to MAKETPLMKQYNKIKAKYPDALLLFRVGDFYETFGEDAVKAAKVLDIVLTNRNNGSERSELAGFPHHSINTYLPKLVKAGFRVAICDQLEDPKLVKGIVKRGVTELVTPGVALSDDILQSKSNNFLASVWMGKATNGVAFLDISTGEFLVAEGDTHYIDKLLQNFKPSELLVAKEQKRSFAETFGDDFHCFYLEDWVYKEDYAQQILTKHFQTTSLKGFGVDELPEALLTAGSILYYLSETQHNRLQHISKIQRIAEEEYVWLDKFTIRNLELYAGTGQGSVSLLDVIDKTISAMGSRTLKRWLALPLKKLSKIQQRHAVVAYFIHHIDALQQLREYITRISDMERLISKVATGKINPREVILLKNSLEVIPPIKQLCMKADSEPLRLLGDRLHECEALRTRIGSTLNEDAPVNILKGNAIAVGFSAELDELRGLSHSGKSYLEEMLQRETERTGIPSLKIDNNNVFGYYIEVRNTHKDKVPEDWIRKQTLVNAERYITNELKEYEAKILGAEEKIAQAEQQIYAELVSHIAEYIAQIQTNATLIGQLDCLCAFATLALENHYVQPIMDEGYAIDIKAGRHPVIERQLPVGVPYIANDVYLDREVQQLMMITGPNMSGKSAILRQTALIVLLAQIGSFVPAEAARLGIVDKIFTRVGASDNISLGESTFMVEMNESALILNNISERSLVLLDEIGRGTSTYDGISIAWAIAEYLHEHPARAKTLFATHYHELNEMSETFERIKNYNVAVKETKDTVLFIRKLQAGGSAHSFGIHVAKMAGMPQYVIQKANAMLAKLEENHNVSPTAEQLKEAQRETQLSFFDLEDPLLEEIKGQLLAIDINTLTPIEALMKLNELRRVVSGKK; encoded by the coding sequence ATGGCAAAAGAAACCCCCTTGATGAAGCAATACAACAAGATTAAAGCGAAATACCCTGATGCGCTGCTGCTCTTTAGGGTGGGGGATTTTTATGAGACTTTTGGTGAGGATGCGGTTAAGGCGGCTAAGGTGCTGGACATCGTGCTGACGAATCGCAATAATGGGAGTGAACGCAGTGAGCTGGCGGGCTTCCCTCACCACTCTATCAATACGTATTTGCCTAAGTTAGTGAAGGCGGGCTTTCGGGTGGCTATCTGCGATCAGCTTGAAGACCCTAAGCTCGTGAAGGGGATCGTAAAGCGGGGCGTTACCGAGCTGGTAACCCCTGGGGTGGCACTCAGCGACGACATCTTGCAGAGCAAAAGCAACAACTTCTTGGCTTCGGTGTGGATGGGCAAAGCGACCAATGGGGTGGCTTTCTTGGATATCTCCACAGGGGAGTTCTTAGTAGCCGAAGGGGATACGCACTACATCGATAAGCTCTTGCAGAACTTTAAGCCCAGCGAACTTTTAGTCGCCAAAGAACAGAAACGCAGCTTTGCAGAGACTTTTGGTGATGATTTCCACTGTTTTTATTTAGAAGATTGGGTGTACAAAGAGGATTACGCTCAGCAGATCCTCACCAAGCACTTTCAGACGACTTCACTGAAGGGTTTTGGGGTAGACGAGTTGCCCGAGGCACTGCTCACTGCGGGGTCTATCCTCTACTATCTATCGGAAACACAGCACAACAGGCTACAACATATCTCAAAAATACAGCGTATCGCCGAAGAGGAATACGTGTGGCTCGACAAGTTCACCATTCGCAACTTAGAGCTTTATGCAGGCACAGGGCAAGGCTCGGTGTCGCTCTTGGACGTAATCGACAAGACCATCTCCGCTATGGGCAGTCGCACACTGAAGCGCTGGCTGGCATTGCCCTTAAAGAAGCTCAGCAAGATACAGCAGCGGCACGCAGTGGTGGCGTACTTCATTCATCATATCGATGCATTGCAGCAGTTGCGGGAGTATATCACACGCATTAGCGATATGGAGCGGCTTATCTCGAAGGTGGCAACAGGGAAGATCAATCCGCGGGAGGTGATACTACTAAAAAACTCGTTAGAAGTAATCCCCCCCATCAAGCAGTTGTGTATGAAAGCCGACAGTGAGCCTCTTAGGCTCTTGGGCGATCGGTTGCACGAATGCGAAGCACTACGGACACGTATCGGATCTACCCTCAATGAGGACGCCCCTGTGAATATCCTCAAAGGCAATGCCATTGCAGTGGGCTTTTCAGCGGAATTGGACGAGCTGCGGGGCTTATCGCATTCGGGCAAGAGTTATTTGGAGGAAATGCTACAACGGGAGACTGAGCGCACGGGGATTCCCTCGTTGAAGATAGACAATAACAACGTTTTCGGCTATTACATAGAAGTGCGCAATACCCATAAAGATAAAGTGCCTGAGGATTGGATACGCAAGCAGACCTTAGTGAATGCTGAGCGTTATATTACCAATGAGCTAAAGGAGTACGAGGCGAAGATATTGGGGGCTGAGGAGAAGATAGCCCAAGCTGAGCAACAGATATATGCGGAATTGGTGAGCCATATCGCGGAGTATATCGCACAGATACAGACCAATGCCACCCTCATCGGGCAGTTGGATTGCCTTTGCGCCTTTGCTACCTTGGCACTTGAGAACCACTATGTGCAGCCCATAATGGACGAGGGCTATGCTATAGATATTAAGGCAGGGCGACACCCTGTGATCGAGCGGCAATTGCCTGTGGGAGTGCCTTATATCGCCAATGATGTGTACTTAGACAGGGAGGTGCAGCAGCTGATGATGATCACAGGACCGAATATGTCGGGGAAGTCGGCAATACTCAGGCAGACGGCACTCATAGTGCTATTGGCACAGATCGGCAGCTTTGTGCCTGCTGAGGCAGCGCGTTTGGGCATCGTAGATAAGATATTTACCCGTGTGGGAGCGAGCGATAATATTTCGCTCGGCGAATCGACCTTTATGGTAGAGATGAACGAGTCGGCATTGATACTCAACAATATCTCCGAGCGCAGTTTGGTGCTTTTGGACGAGATCGGGCGCGGTACGAGCACTTATGATGGCATCTCCATCGCTTGGGCGATTGCTGAGTACCTACACGAACATCCTGCCCGTGCTAAGACGCTGTTTGCCACCCACTACCACGAACTCAATGAGATGAGCGAGACCTTTGAGCGCATTAAGAACTATAACGTTGCGGTGAAGGAGACCAAGGACACGGTGCTCTTTATCCGTAAGTTGCAGGCGGGGGGTTCGGCGCATAGCTTTGGTATCCACGTGGCTAAGATGGCGGGAATGCCGCAATACGTGATACAGAAGGCGAACGCTATGCTGGCAAAGCTCGAAGAAAACCACAATGTATCGCCCACTGCCGAGCAACTCAAGGAGGCACAGCGGGAGACACAGCTGAGCTTCTTCGACCTTGAAGATCCACTGCTGGAAGAAATCAAAGGACAGTTATTGGCCATAGACATCAACACCCTCACGCCTATTGAGGCACTGATGAAGCTCAATGAGCTGAGGAGAGTGGTCAGTGGGAAGAAGTAA
- the aspS gene encoding aspartate--tRNA ligase, which translates to MYRTHTCGELRATNVNTTTTLSGWVQRVRNKGFMIWVDLRDRYGITQLIFDEQRTDAALFEQAKSLSREDVIQVVGTVIAREAVNTNIPTGEVEVLVQSLTLLNPSEVPPFTIEDNTDGGEDLRMKYRYLDLRRTPVRENLIFRHKVAMMVRNYLSGEGFIEVETPVLIKSTPEGARDFVVPSRMNAGEFYALPQSPQTFKQLLMVGGLDRYFQIVKCFRDEDLRADRQPEFTQIDCELSFVEQEDILNIFEGMTKYLLKELKGLTFDKFPRITYAEAMRRYGNDKPDIRFGMEFGELNDLAQHRDFKVFNEAELVVGIAVPGANSYTRKEIDALVEWVKRPQIGASGMVYVKCNEDGSFKSSVDKFYNEDDLRAWAERTGAKAGDLICILSGKADKVRPQLSALRMELAERLDLRKADEYAPLWVIDFPLLEWDEESGRYHAMHHPFTSPKPEDIPLLDTDPGKVRANAYDLVLNGNEIGGGSIRIFNQELQAKMFSLLGFTPEQAQAQFGFLMNAFKYGAPPHGGIAFGFDRLVAILGGQETIRDFIAFPKNNSGRDVMIDAPSPIDEVQLKELHIVLE; encoded by the coding sequence ATGTACAGAACACATACTTGCGGAGAGCTCCGCGCTACGAATGTAAACACAACGACTACCCTCAGCGGTTGGGTGCAACGCGTACGCAACAAGGGGTTTATGATATGGGTAGACCTGCGCGATCGCTATGGGATTACCCAGCTGATATTTGACGAACAACGCACTGATGCCGCACTCTTTGAGCAGGCAAAGTCGCTTTCACGCGAGGACGTGATACAGGTAGTGGGCACGGTGATCGCACGTGAGGCTGTCAATACTAACATACCCACAGGGGAAGTGGAGGTGCTGGTGCAAAGCCTCACGCTGCTCAACCCCTCAGAAGTACCACCGTTCACCATTGAGGACAATACCGACGGTGGGGAAGACCTGCGGATGAAGTACCGCTACCTCGACCTCCGCCGCACACCCGTGCGCGAGAACCTTATCTTCCGCCATAAGGTGGCGATGATGGTGCGCAATTACCTCTCGGGCGAAGGCTTTATTGAGGTGGAAACGCCCGTGCTCATCAAGTCCACCCCTGAGGGGGCACGCGACTTTGTGGTGCCCAGCCGTATGAATGCGGGGGAGTTCTACGCCTTGCCACAGTCGCCACAGACCTTTAAGCAACTGCTGATGGTCGGTGGACTCGACCGCTACTTCCAGATTGTAAAGTGCTTCCGCGATGAAGACCTACGCGCCGACCGCCAGCCTGAGTTCACCCAGATAGACTGTGAGCTTTCCTTTGTGGAACAAGAAGATATACTGAACATCTTTGAGGGAATGACCAAGTACCTCTTAAAGGAGCTTAAGGGCTTGACTTTCGACAAGTTCCCGCGTATCACCTACGCAGAGGCAATGCGCCGCTATGGCAATGATAAGCCCGATATCCGATTCGGAATGGAGTTTGGCGAACTGAACGACCTTGCGCAACATCGTGATTTTAAGGTATTCAACGAGGCAGAACTCGTGGTGGGCATTGCGGTACCTGGCGCAAATAGCTATACTCGCAAGGAGATAGACGCGCTGGTGGAGTGGGTGAAACGCCCGCAGATCGGTGCCAGTGGTATGGTGTACGTGAAGTGCAATGAGGACGGCAGCTTTAAGTCGTCAGTGGATAAGTTCTACAACGAGGACGACCTCAGGGCGTGGGCTGAGCGCACAGGGGCAAAGGCAGGCGACCTTATCTGTATCCTCTCAGGCAAAGCCGACAAGGTGCGTCCGCAACTCAGTGCCCTGCGTATGGAGCTGGCAGAGCGTCTCGACTTGCGCAAAGCCGATGAGTATGCCCCACTGTGGGTGATAGACTTCCCGCTATTGGAGTGGGACGAAGAGAGCGGTCGCTACCACGCGATGCACCACCCTTTCACCTCGCCTAAGCCCGAGGATATCCCTCTCTTGGACACCGACCCAGGCAAGGTGCGCGCCAATGCGTACGACCTCGTGCTCAACGGCAATGAGATAGGCGGCGGCTCTATACGTATCTTCAATCAGGAGTTGCAGGCGAAGATGTTTAGCCTATTGGGCTTTACCCCTGAGCAAGCACAGGCACAGTTCGGCTTCTTGATGAATGCCTTTAAATACGGGGCACCTCCACACGGCGGTATCGCCTTTGGCTTTGACCGATTGGTGGCAATACTCGGCGGGCAAGAGACTATCCGCGACTTCATCGCCTTCCCTAAGAACAACAGCGGCAGAGACGTGATGATAGATGCACCATCCCCTATTGACGAAGTGCAGTTGAAGGAGCTGCATATAGTATTAGAATAA
- a CDS encoding transposase, protein MQKKEHQNLGTLGKDTINNWIIPFLSVGKRGFKSSFDLASIFLLILKRLKTGVQWRELPIESYFEKGEISWQNVYYYFNKWSKDGSFQRI, encoded by the coding sequence TTGCAAAAAAAAGAACACCAAAATTTAGGAACTTTGGGCAAAGATACAATAAATAATTGGATTATTCCCTTTTTAAGTGTAGGAAAAAGAGGATTTAAAAGTAGTTTTGATTTAGCTTCAATATTTTTATTGATTCTCAAAAGGTTAAAAACAGGGGTGCAATGGAGAGAACTTCCAATTGAGAGCTATTTTGAAAAAGGAGAAATTTCTTGGCAAAATGTCTATTACTACTTCAATAAATGGAGTAAAGACGGTAGTTTTCAGCGAATATGA
- a CDS encoding transposase translates to MSCVQLDGSHTRCRQKGESAGYQARKKAVTTNSIFLCDNKGQMIAMGSPKAGNHNDLYEIEEVLKEILALLEEAGIEYKGLFLNADAGFDSKSLREFLESKEIIANIKPNPRNGEQPDVYFDEELYKNRFKIEQANGWLDGYKGLIMRYEYLDVTWIGMLLLGFISKFLKKV, encoded by the coding sequence ATGTCTTGCGTTCAATTGGATGGTAGTCATACACGTTGTCGCCAAAAAGGAGAATCTGCAGGTTATCAAGCAAGAAAAAAAGCCGTAACCACCAATAGTATTTTTTTGTGTGATAATAAAGGGCAAATGATAGCAATGGGAAGTCCTAAAGCTGGAAATCACAATGACTTATATGAAATAGAAGAAGTACTAAAAGAAATCTTAGCTTTATTAGAAGAAGCAGGAATAGAGTACAAAGGTCTGTTTCTCAATGCTGATGCAGGATTTGATAGTAAGTCTCTTAGAGAGTTTTTAGAAAGCAAAGAAATTATAGCAAATATTAAACCTAATCCCCGAAATGGAGAGCAACCAGATGTTTATTTTGATGAAGAATTGTACAAAAATAGGTTTAAAATTGAACAAGCAAATGGTTGGCTTGACGGATATAAAGGTTTGATAATGAGATATGAATATCTTGATGTAACTTGGATTGGAATGCTCCTATTAGGGTTTATCTCCAAGTTCCTCAAAAAAGTTTAA
- a CDS encoding nitroreductase family protein, producing MNFLELAQTRYTTKAYRPQQIPEDKIQDLKEILRLTPSSINSQPWQFVFVGDEATKEQFARVSYINEQRVNEASHLVVFLAHNNDTAFETHLHRATSEIGYGFYQSIQKPRGTAFVQEWIYRQVYIALGFFLSACAAMGIDSTPMEGIITEDYDRLLKIEGYKTLFAVAIGYRSDDDRNQPSQRPKTRLPLAEVVRDFSL from the coding sequence ATGAATTTTTTAGAATTAGCACAAACCAGATATACCACCAAGGCATATCGCCCACAGCAAATACCTGAGGACAAGATACAAGACCTCAAAGAGATACTTCGCCTTACGCCTTCATCTATCAACTCTCAACCTTGGCAATTTGTTTTTGTTGGTGATGAGGCAACTAAGGAGCAGTTTGCACGTGTGTCGTACATCAATGAGCAGCGCGTAAATGAGGCAAGCCACTTGGTAGTATTCCTTGCACATAATAACGACACTGCTTTCGAGACACATCTCCACAGGGCTACAAGCGAGATCGGTTATGGCTTCTATCAAAGTATACAAAAGCCTCGTGGAACAGCCTTCGTGCAGGAGTGGATCTACCGACAAGTGTACATCGCCCTCGGGTTTTTCCTCAGTGCGTGTGCTGCGATGGGCATTGATAGCACCCCTATGGAAGGGATCATTACTGAGGATTACGATCGTCTATTGAAGATAGAAGGCTATAAAACTCTCTTTGCTGTAGCTATTGGCTATCGCAGTGACGACGACCGCAACCAACCCTCACAGCGCCCAAAAACGCGCCTCCCCCTTGCTGAAGTCGTTAGAGACTTTAGTTTATAG
- a CDS encoding MBL fold metallo-hydrolase: MKLKNILKKMLYTLLIIIALLAIITAVVLNLPSFGKHPVGKRLVRIEHSPNYKEGSFQNQLPTPQLTSDKGFFTQLKEFFFSDVKDLYPSAPVPAVQTNLSTLPENSLVWLGHSSYFMNISGKKLLVDPVFHAASPFPFMIKPFRAEYNYSANDIPTIDLLIITHDHWDHLDYNLFKQIKGRVKHVLCTLGVGAHLEYWGYPEENITELDWNEETQLSGLHFTCLPTRHFSGRGITRAKTLWGSYMLQSEDKTLYIGGDSGYGPHFALIAKQFPSIDLALLENGQYNEDWRHIHTLPKELPIVMADLRAKRYFTGHNSKFKLGKHPWHEPLENLKKIREQHPDWAIEEPKIGKVISL; encoded by the coding sequence GTGAAACTTAAAAATATATTAAAGAAAATGCTCTACACCCTTTTGATAATCATTGCACTACTGGCTATTATTACTGCTGTCGTTCTCAACCTACCCAGCTTTGGCAAACACCCAGTGGGCAAACGATTGGTGCGTATTGAGCATTCACCTAATTACAAAGAAGGTAGCTTCCAAAACCAACTGCCTACACCACAGCTTACTAGCGACAAAGGCTTCTTCACCCAACTGAAAGAGTTCTTCTTCTCCGATGTAAAAGATCTCTATCCTTCAGCTCCAGTACCTGCTGTGCAAACCAACCTTAGTACGCTGCCAGAGAATAGCTTGGTTTGGCTCGGACACTCCTCTTACTTTATGAATATCAGTGGAAAGAAGCTACTCGTTGACCCTGTGTTTCACGCAGCCTCGCCTTTCCCTTTTATGATAAAACCTTTTAGGGCCGAATATAACTATTCTGCTAACGATATCCCTACCATTGACCTATTGATCATCACTCACGACCATTGGGACCATCTTGATTATAACCTTTTCAAGCAAATCAAAGGGCGTGTAAAGCACGTACTTTGTACTCTTGGAGTGGGGGCACACCTCGAATATTGGGGGTATCCCGAGGAAAATATCACTGAACTGGATTGGAACGAAGAAACTCAGTTGAGTGGGTTGCACTTCACCTGTTTACCTACAAGACATTTCTCAGGACGTGGAATCACACGTGCAAAAACGCTCTGGGGGTCGTATATGTTACAAAGCGAAGACAAAACTCTTTACATCGGCGGTGACAGCGGCTACGGGCCTCATTTTGCCCTGATTGCAAAACAATTCCCATCCATTGACCTTGCCTTGCTGGAGAATGGACAATACAATGAGGATTGGCGCCATATTCATACCCTACCTAAGGAACTCCCCATCGTAATGGCCGACCTACGTGCCAAACGTTATTTCACAGGACATAACTCTAAGTTTAAACTTGGTAAGCACCCTTGGCACGAACCCTTAGAGAACCTCAAGAAGATACGTGAGCAACACCCCGATTGGGCTATTGAAGAACCTAAAATAGGCAAGGTGATCAGTTTGTAG
- a CDS encoding M23 family metallopeptidase, with product MNTLIQKITLAGLAVLTLSSCGDEKKNNATTTQSPTTEVVQAPKFEYGFNLNDFTIVKDTIKSGDTFGQILEKNHVDVSEIHNISAQTKQVIDPRSFRAGHVYALLYDKKDPSKPHSFIYQPNIAEYVVVRMGDSVYARKESRKVTVVEREKAGYITSNLSEDARAAGLSANATYQLGQIFDYTIDFFRLQKGDNFKIIYQERYVDDTIFAGVERVKAAYFEHKGKPFYAFNFTTDSLKGKSGFYDENGNMMKRMFLQAPLDIFRITSKFGMRFHPVLHRMKGHFGTDYAAPSGTPIRVTASGTVIEAGYSSGNGNYVKVRHNGTYTTQYLHMSRIIARRGQHVEQGQVIGLVGSTGLATGPHVCYRFWKNGKQVNPLTEKMPNAVPIDAKLKKKYLKSIQPLKEQLDAIKATPIDYEDESAPILEGGKA from the coding sequence ATGAACACTCTTATTCAAAAAATTACGCTCGCGGGCTTGGCGGTTTTGACGCTAAGTTCGTGTGGTGACGAGAAAAAAAATAATGCAACTACTACCCAGAGCCCGACCACCGAAGTGGTGCAAGCTCCGAAGTTTGAATACGGCTTTAATCTGAATGACTTTACCATCGTAAAGGATACGATTAAGTCGGGCGACACATTCGGTCAAATTTTAGAGAAGAACCACGTTGATGTGAGTGAAATTCATAACATCTCAGCGCAGACGAAGCAAGTGATTGATCCGCGCAGTTTCCGTGCAGGACACGTGTACGCACTGCTTTACGACAAGAAAGACCCGAGCAAGCCGCATAGCTTTATCTATCAGCCGAATATCGCTGAGTATGTGGTAGTGCGTATGGGCGACTCGGTGTATGCACGCAAGGAGTCACGCAAGGTTACAGTGGTGGAGCGCGAGAAAGCGGGGTACATCACCTCTAACCTCAGCGAGGATGCGCGTGCGGCAGGGCTCAGTGCGAATGCTACCTATCAATTAGGGCAGATATTCGACTATACCATCGACTTCTTCCGTTTGCAAAAAGGTGATAACTTTAAGATTATCTACCAGGAGCGTTATGTTGATGATACTATTTTTGCGGGGGTAGAGCGCGTGAAGGCGGCTTATTTTGAGCATAAGGGTAAGCCTTTTTATGCGTTTAACTTCACCACTGATTCGCTCAAGGGCAAGAGTGGTTTCTACGATGAGAATGGCAATATGATGAAGCGTATGTTTCTGCAAGCGCCGTTGGATATCTTCCGCATTACCTCTAAGTTTGGGATGCGTTTTCACCCAGTGTTGCACCGTATGAAAGGGCATTTCGGTACGGACTACGCGGCTCCGTCGGGCACTCCGATACGTGTAACGGCTTCGGGCACAGTGATTGAGGCTGGGTATAGCTCAGGGAATGGCAATTATGTGAAAGTGCGCCACAATGGCACTTATACCACTCAGTACTTGCATATGTCGCGTATTATTGCGCGCCGCGGTCAGCACGTAGAGCAAGGACAAGTGATCGGGCTGGTGGGCAGCACGGGCTTGGCTACGGGTCCGCACGTGTGCTACCGCTTTTGGAAGAATGGCAAGCAGGTGAATCCGCTCACTGAGAAGATGCCTAATGCAGTGCCTATTGACGCGAAACTTAAAAAGAAGTACCTCAAGAGTATTCAACCGTTAAAAGAGCAGCTCGATGCTATCAAAGCAACGCCTATTGACTATGAAGATGAGTCTGCCCCTATTCTTGAAGGAGGGAAGGCGTGA
- the pgi gene encoding glucose-6-phosphate isomerase, with protein sequence MLQNINPTQTAAWKALKAHFKEVKDVHTLSLFEKNPNRGEQFAIEWGDFFVDYSKNRIDEKGLQLLLQLAEECGLKDAIEKYFGGDHINATENRAVLHTALRADEGSTILVDGKNVMGEVAAVKQKIKTFSQEVITGKRTGFTGKAFTDVVNIGIGGSDLGPVMVTEALKFYKNHLNIHFVSNVDGDHVLETIKHLNPETTLFVIVSKTFTTQETLSNALTIKEWFLKKGKEQDIAKHFVAVSTNMQKIDEFGIDAANVFPMWDWVGGRFSLWSAVGLTIALSVGYENFEKLLKGANAMDKHFRTASFKENIPVVLALLSVWYNNFYGAESQAIIAYTQYLHRLAAYLQQGIMESNGKYVGRDGKVLDYQTGTIIWGEPGTNAQHAFFQLIHQGTKLIPTDFIGFKHSLHGNTDHHNKLMANFFAQTEALLKGKTEAEVRAEMEDVNEALVPFKVFTGNRPTTTFLIDKLTPETLGSLIAMYEHKIFVEGVIWNIYSYDQWGVELGKQLASKILKDIDGAEVSKHDSSTTNLLKRFKK encoded by the coding sequence ATGTTACAAAATATTAACCCTACGCAGACAGCTGCGTGGAAAGCGCTGAAGGCGCATTTTAAGGAAGTGAAGGATGTGCATACCCTTTCACTATTTGAGAAGAACCCTAATAGAGGGGAACAATTTGCCATTGAATGGGGCGATTTCTTTGTGGATTACTCTAAGAACCGCATTGATGAGAAAGGGCTGCAATTGCTTTTGCAATTGGCTGAGGAATGTGGCTTGAAGGATGCTATCGAGAAATACTTCGGTGGCGACCACATCAATGCTACAGAAAATCGTGCGGTGTTGCACACGGCGTTGCGTGCCGATGAGGGTAGCACTATCCTTGTAGATGGGAAGAACGTAATGGGAGAGGTGGCTGCTGTAAAGCAAAAGATAAAGACGTTCTCTCAGGAAGTAATCACAGGCAAACGTACGGGTTTTACAGGCAAGGCGTTTACGGACGTAGTAAACATCGGGATTGGCGGCTCTGACTTGGGTCCCGTAATGGTAACTGAGGCACTGAAATTCTACAAGAATCACCTTAACATTCACTTTGTGAGCAATGTAGATGGCGACCACGTACTGGAAACCATTAAGCACCTCAACCCTGAGACTACCCTCTTTGTGATTGTCTCTAAGACGTTTACCACCCAAGAGACGCTGAGCAATGCGCTGACTATCAAAGAGTGGTTTTTGAAGAAAGGCAAGGAGCAGGATATTGCCAAACACTTTGTGGCGGTCTCTACTAATATGCAGAAGATTGATGAGTTTGGCATCGATGCTGCGAATGTATTCCCTATGTGGGATTGGGTAGGGGGTCGCTTCTCGCTGTGGAGTGCTGTGGGCTTGACTATTGCGCTCTCTGTGGGTTATGAGAATTTTGAAAAGCTGCTCAAAGGGGCAAATGCGATGGATAAGCACTTCCGCACAGCTTCCTTTAAGGAGAATATCCCTGTGGTGTTGGCACTGCTGAGCGTATGGTACAACAACTTCTACGGGGCTGAAAGTCAGGCAATCATTGCTTATACGCAATACTTACACCGCTTGGCGGCTTACCTGCAACAGGGTATAATGGAAAGCAACGGCAAATATGTAGGGCGTGATGGCAAGGTGCTCGACTATCAGACAGGGACTATCATCTGGGGTGAGCCTGGCACGAATGCACAACACGCGTTCTTCCAATTGATACACCAAGGTACGAAACTTATCCCTACGGACTTCATAGGCTTTAAGCATTCGCTGCACGGCAATACTGACCATCACAACAAGTTGATGGCGAACTTCTTTGCACAGACTGAGGCGTTGCTCAAAGGCAAGACGGAGGCAGAGGTACGCGCTGAGATGGAGGACGTAAATGAGGCGTTGGTGCCGTTTAAGGTGTTTACAGGCAACCGCCCAACGACTACCTTCCTCATTGATAAACTCACTCCTGAGACTTTGGGTAGCCTCATTGCGATGTATGAGCACAAGATCTTTGTAGAGGGGGTTATTTGGAATATCTACAGTTATGACCAGTGGGGTGTAGAACTCGGTAAGCAGCTGGCAAGTAAGATATTGAAGGATATTGATGGAGCTGAGGTTTCTAAACACGATAGCTCTACGACCAATCTGTTGAAGAGATTTAAGAAATAG
- a CDS encoding four helix bundle protein, translated as MIKSYKELVVWQKSMALVTAVYQISSKFPQSELFGITNQMRRSTISIPSNIAEGFGRNSSQDYLRFLYIARGSLYEMETQIQIAVSLGFTTHHAEIINMIDEVGKMLNATITKIKDKIRS; from the coding sequence ATGATTAAATCATACAAAGAACTTGTCGTTTGGCAAAAATCTATGGCTTTAGTAACTGCTGTTTACCAAATAAGCAGTAAGTTTCCACAGAGTGAGCTATTTGGAATTACAAATCAGATGAGGAGAAGCACAATATCTATACCCTCAAATATTGCAGAAGGGTTTGGACGCAATTCAAGTCAGGACTACTTGAGATTTTTATACATAGCAAGAGGCTCTCTTTATGAAATGGAAACTCAAATACAGATAGCAGTATCTTTAGGCTTTACAACACATCACGCTGAAATAATCAATATGATAGATGAAGTCGGTAAGATGCTTAATGCCACAATAACTAAAATTAAAGATAAAATTAGGAGTTAG